A window from Pseudomonas kribbensis encodes these proteins:
- the nuoM gene encoding NADH-quinone oxidoreductase subunit M, whose amino-acid sequence MILPWLILIPFIGGLLCWMGERFGATLPRWIALLTMTLELALGLWLWAHGDYSFAPAPGADPTWALEFKHVWIQRFGINVHLALDGLSLLMILLTGLLGILSVLCSWKEIQRHVGFFHLNLMWILGGVVGVFLALDLFMFFFFWEMMLVPMYFLIALWGHSSSDGKKTRIYAATKFFIFTQASGLIMLVAILGLVLVNYNSTGVITFNYADLLKTKMSMTTEYILMLGFFIAFAVKLPVVPFHSWLPDAHAQAPTAGSVDLAGILLKTAAYGLLRFALPLFPNASAEFAPIAMTLGLIGIFYGAFLAFAQTDIKRLIAFSSVSHMGFVLIGIYSGSQLALQGAVIQMLAHGLSAAALFILSGQLYERLHTRDMREMGGLWSRIAYLPAISLFFAAASLGLPGTGNFVGEFLILIGTFASAPWITAIATSGLVFGSVYSLIMIHRAYFGPSKSDSILHGMDGRELIMVLGLAVLLIYLGVYPQPFLDTSAATMHGVQQWLGTAFTQLASAR is encoded by the coding sequence ATGATTCTGCCTTGGCTAATCCTGATCCCCTTCATCGGCGGCCTGCTGTGCTGGATGGGTGAGCGCTTCGGCGCTACCCTCCCCCGCTGGATTGCGCTGTTGACCATGACCCTGGAACTCGCCCTCGGCCTCTGGCTGTGGGCCCATGGTGACTATTCATTTGCTCCGGCGCCTGGCGCCGATCCGACCTGGGCGCTTGAGTTCAAGCACGTCTGGATCCAGCGCTTCGGCATCAACGTGCACCTGGCCCTCGACGGCCTGTCGCTGCTGATGATCCTGCTGACCGGTCTGCTGGGTATCCTGTCGGTACTCTGCTCGTGGAAAGAGATTCAACGTCACGTTGGCTTCTTCCACCTGAACCTGATGTGGATCCTGGGCGGCGTTGTCGGCGTGTTCCTCGCCCTCGACCTGTTCATGTTCTTCTTCTTCTGGGAAATGATGTTGGTGCCGATGTACTTCCTCATCGCGCTCTGGGGTCACAGTTCTTCGGACGGCAAGAAAACCCGTATCTACGCAGCGACCAAGTTCTTCATCTTCACTCAGGCTTCCGGCCTGATCATGCTGGTGGCGATCCTGGGTCTGGTCCTGGTCAACTACAACAGCACCGGCGTGATCACCTTCAACTATGCCGATCTGTTGAAGACCAAGATGTCGATGACCACCGAGTACATCCTGATGCTCGGCTTCTTCATCGCCTTCGCGGTCAAGCTGCCAGTGGTTCCGTTCCACTCCTGGCTGCCTGACGCTCACGCCCAGGCACCGACCGCAGGTTCTGTCGACCTCGCCGGTATCTTGCTGAAAACCGCGGCCTACGGTCTGCTGCGTTTCGCCCTGCCGCTGTTCCCGAACGCCTCGGCCGAATTCGCGCCGATCGCCATGACCCTCGGTCTGATCGGGATCTTCTACGGTGCGTTCCTGGCGTTCGCGCAAACCGACATCAAGCGTCTGATCGCCTTCTCGTCCGTTTCCCACATGGGCTTCGTACTGATCGGCATCTACTCCGGCAGCCAACTGGCGCTGCAAGGCGCCGTGATCCAGATGCTGGCCCACGGTCTGTCGGCCGCGGCACTGTTTATCCTGAGCGGTCAGTTGTACGAGCGCCTGCACACTCGTGACATGCGTGAGATGGGCGGTCTGTGGTCGCGTATCGCGTACCTGCCGGCGATCAGCCTGTTCTTCGCAGCTGCCTCTTTGGGTCTGCCAGGCACCGGTAACTTCGTCGGCGAGTTCCTGATCCTGATCGGCACTTTCGCCAGTGCTCCTTGGATCACCGCGATTGCCACCTCCGGTCTGGTGTTCGGTTCGGTCTACTCGCTGATCATGATCCACCGCGCTTACTTCGGTCCGTCGAAATCGGATTCGATCCTGCACGGCATGGACGGTCGCGAACTGATCATGGTGCTGGGCCTTGCGGTACTGCTGATTTACCTCGGCGTCTACCCGCAACCGTTCCTCGACACTTCTGCCGCCACGATGCATGGCGTGCAGCAGTGGCTCGGCACCGCCTTCACTCAACTCGCTTCGGCCCGGTAA
- a CDS encoding DUF2790 domain-containing protein encodes MKLIKWMAFAGVMTMSLNVLAEGGGDRTFERAFSANAKAMEQYAAERGKAAPVVKDYEYGMKLDVVKIVSVVKPQPACNVVPTAMTYEDSNGQLNTLKYSVAGVCRNSGG; translated from the coding sequence ATGAAGTTGATCAAGTGGATGGCCTTCGCCGGCGTCATGACGATGTCCTTGAATGTGCTGGCAGAGGGGGGCGGTGATCGAACCTTCGAGCGCGCGTTCAGCGCTAACGCAAAGGCCATGGAGCAATACGCGGCCGAACGAGGCAAAGCAGCTCCGGTGGTGAAGGACTACGAATACGGGATGAAGCTGGACGTGGTGAAAATAGTCAGCGTGGTGAAACCGCAGCCGGCCTGCAACGTCGTTCCCACGGCGATGACCTATGAAGATTCGAACGGGCAGCTCAATACGCTCAAATACAGCGTGGCAGGTGTTTGCCGAAACAGTGGTGGCTGA
- a CDS encoding co-regulatory protein PtrA N-terminal domain-containing protein, with protein sequence MKPVQIGAFLLALAVSSLAMAEGGGDRTFDRMMTSNDRSMELFVAKEKARDPVVVNDKKGDSTQDL encoded by the coding sequence ATGAAACCTGTACAGATCGGTGCGTTTTTGTTGGCGTTGGCGGTGTCTTCCCTGGCGATGGCCGAAGGTGGCGGCGACCGCACTTTCGACCGGATGATGACCAGCAACGACCGCTCCATGGAGCTGTTCGTTGCCAAGGAAAAGGCCCGGGATCCCGTTGTCGTCAATGACAAGAAAGGCGACAGCACACAGGACCTTTGA
- the nuoL gene encoding NADH-quinone oxidoreductase subunit L encodes MNLLFLTFVFPLIGFLLLSFSRGRLSENLSALIGVGSIGLSAIVAAYVIWQFNVAPPEGGVYVHVLWKWISVEGFQPNFALYLDGLSVTMLGVVVGVGFLIHLFASWYMRGEAGYSRFFAYTNLFIASMLFLVLGDNLLFIYFGWEGVGLCSYLLIGFYYSNRNNGNAALKAFIVTRIGDVFMAIGLFILFQQLGTLNVQELLVKAPEHFKVGDFWIVLATLMLLGGAVGKSAQLPLQTWLADAMAGPTPVSALIHAATMVTAGVYLIARTHGLFALAPDILHLVGIVGGVTLVLAGFAALVQTDIKRILAYSTMSQIGYMFLALGVGAWEGAIFHLMTHAFFKALLFLASGAVIVACHHEQNIFKMGGLWKKLPLAYASFIVGGAALAALPLVTAGFYSKDEILWEAFASGHNGLLYAGLVGAFMTSLYTFRLIFIAFHGEAKTEAHAGHGIAHWLPLSVLIVLSTFVGAMIVPPLHGVLPESVGHAGGEAKHSLEIASGAIALAGILLAALLFLGKRRFVTAIANSGIGRLLSAWWFAAWGFDWIYDKLFVKPYLAISHMLRKDPLDQTIGLIPRMAKGGHTALSRTETGQLRWYAASMAAGAVLVIGAVVLVAV; translated from the coding sequence ATGAACCTACTCTTTCTGACTTTCGTATTCCCTCTGATCGGGTTCCTGTTGCTGTCGTTCTCGCGCGGCCGCCTCTCGGAAAACCTGTCGGCGCTGATCGGTGTCGGCTCCATCGGCCTGTCTGCCATCGTCGCGGCCTACGTGATCTGGCAGTTCAACGTCGCTCCACCGGAAGGTGGCGTGTACGTCCACGTACTGTGGAAGTGGATCTCGGTGGAAGGCTTCCAGCCTAACTTCGCCCTGTACCTGGACGGCCTGTCCGTGACCATGCTCGGTGTGGTGGTCGGCGTGGGTTTCCTGATCCACCTGTTCGCCTCCTGGTACATGCGCGGTGAAGCCGGTTACTCGCGCTTCTTCGCCTACACCAACCTGTTTATCGCCAGCATGCTGTTCCTGGTGCTGGGCGATAACCTGCTGTTCATCTACTTCGGCTGGGAAGGTGTGGGCCTGTGCTCGTACCTGTTGATCGGTTTCTACTACAGCAACCGCAACAACGGTAACGCCGCACTGAAAGCCTTCATCGTCACCCGTATCGGCGACGTGTTCATGGCAATCGGCCTGTTCATCCTGTTCCAGCAGTTGGGCACGCTGAACGTCCAGGAACTGCTGGTGAAGGCGCCTGAGCACTTCAAGGTCGGCGATTTCTGGATCGTCCTGGCAACCCTGATGCTGCTGGGTGGTGCGGTCGGTAAATCGGCTCAACTGCCGCTGCAGACCTGGCTTGCGGACGCGATGGCCGGTCCTACCCCGGTTTCGGCACTGATCCACGCTGCAACGATGGTTACTGCCGGTGTCTACCTGATCGCCCGTACCCACGGTCTGTTCGCCCTGGCGCCGGACATCCTGCATCTGGTCGGCATCGTCGGTGGTGTAACCCTGGTACTGGCAGGTTTTGCCGCACTGGTTCAAACCGACATCAAACGCATCCTCGCCTACTCGACCATGAGCCAGATCGGCTACATGTTCCTGGCGCTGGGCGTTGGTGCCTGGGAAGGCGCGATCTTCCACCTGATGACCCACGCCTTCTTCAAGGCACTGCTGTTCCTTGCGTCCGGTGCGGTGATCGTTGCCTGCCACCACGAGCAGAACATCTTCAAGATGGGCGGTCTGTGGAAGAAACTGCCGCTGGCCTACGCCAGCTTCATCGTCGGTGGTGCCGCCCTGGCCGCCCTGCCGCTGGTGACCGCAGGTTTCTACTCCAAGGACGAAATCCTCTGGGAAGCGTTCGCCAGCGGCCACAACGGTCTGTTGTACGCCGGTCTGGTCGGTGCGTTCATGACCTCGCTGTACACCTTCCGCCTGATCTTCATCGCGTTCCACGGTGAAGCCAAGACCGAAGCTCACGCCGGTCACGGCATCGCTCACTGGCTGCCGCTGTCGGTGCTGATCGTGCTGTCGACTTTCGTCGGCGCCATGATCGTTCCACCGCTGCACGGCGTACTGCCGGAAAGCGTTGGCCATGCCGGTGGCGAAGCCAAGCACAGCCTGGAAATCGCCTCGGGCGCCATCGCTCTGGCCGGTATCCTGCTGGCGGCCCTGCTGTTCCTCGGCAAGCGTCGCTTCGTGACCGCGATCGCCAACAGCGGCATCGGCCGTCTCCTTTCGGCCTGGTGGTTCGCTGCCTGGGGCTTCGACTGGATCTACGACAAACTGTTCGTGAAGCCGTACCTTGCGATCAGCCACATGCTGCGCAAAGACCCGCTCGACCAGACCATCGGTCTGATCCCGCGCATGGCCAAGGGGGGTCACACCGCCCTGAGCCGTACCGAAACCGGTCAACTGCGTTGGTACGCTGCTTCGATGGCTGCTGGTGCCGTACTGGTAATCGGCGCTGTCGTGCTGGTAGCGGTCTGA
- the nuoN gene encoding NADH-quinone oxidoreductase subunit NuoN, with product MEFTIQHFIALAPLLITSLTIIVVMLAIAWRRNHSQTFLISVAGLNLALLSILPALKVAPLAVTPLLQIDTFACLYMALILVATLACVTLAHAYLGDGGSGYPGNREELYLLILMAAAGGLVLVSAQHLAGLFIGLELLSVPVYGLVAYAFFNKRSLEAGIKYMVLSAAGSAFLLFGMALLYADSGSLSFVGIGQALATTNLPSSLAQLGLGMMLIGLAFKLSLVPFHLWTPDVYEGAPAPVAAFLATASKVAVFAVMVRLFQISPAASSGVLSNVLTIIAIASILFGNLLALTQSNLKRLLGYSSIAHFGYLLIALVASKGLAVEAIGVYLVTYVITSLGAFGVITLMSSPYNGRDADALYEYRGLFWRRPYLTAVLTVMMLSLAGIPLTAGFIGKFYIIATGVESHQWWLVGSLVLGSAIGVFYYLRVMVTLYLIEPNLRRHDAQLHWEQKAGGVMLLAIAVVAFFLGVYPQPLLTLVQQAGLAG from the coding sequence ATGGAATTCACGATTCAACACTTTATTGCGCTAGCGCCACTGTTGATCACCAGCCTCACCATTATCGTGGTGATGCTGGCAATCGCCTGGCGCCGCAACCACTCGCAGACCTTCCTGATTTCGGTGGCGGGTCTGAACCTGGCCTTGCTGTCGATCCTGCCGGCCCTGAAAGTCGCGCCTCTGGCCGTGACGCCATTGCTGCAGATCGACACCTTTGCCTGCCTGTACATGGCGCTGATCCTGGTCGCCACCCTCGCCTGTGTCACCCTCGCCCACGCCTACCTCGGCGACGGCGGTTCGGGTTACCCGGGCAACCGTGAAGAACTGTACCTGCTGATCCTGATGGCCGCCGCCGGTGGTCTGGTTCTGGTCAGCGCGCAGCACCTGGCCGGTTTGTTCATCGGTCTGGAACTGCTGTCGGTACCGGTCTACGGTCTGGTGGCCTACGCCTTCTTCAACAAGCGTTCGCTGGAAGCCGGCATTAAGTACATGGTGCTGTCGGCCGCCGGTTCCGCGTTCCTGCTGTTCGGTATGGCGCTGCTGTACGCAGACTCGGGCTCGCTGAGCTTCGTCGGTATCGGTCAGGCACTGGCCACCACCAACCTGCCAAGCTCGCTGGCGCAACTGGGCCTGGGCATGATGCTGATCGGTCTGGCGTTCAAGCTGTCGCTGGTACCGTTCCACCTGTGGACGCCGGACGTGTACGAAGGTGCTCCGGCACCGGTGGCCGCGTTCCTCGCCACCGCTTCGAAAGTGGCTGTGTTCGCGGTAATGGTTCGTCTGTTCCAGATCTCCCCTGCCGCCAGCAGTGGTGTTCTGAGCAACGTGCTGACCATCATCGCCATCGCCTCGATCCTGTTCGGTAACCTGCTGGCCCTGACCCAGAGCAACCTCAAGCGTCTGCTCGGTTACTCCTCCATCGCGCACTTCGGCTATCTGCTGATCGCACTGGTGGCGAGCAAGGGTCTGGCGGTCGAAGCCATCGGCGTGTACCTGGTCACCTACGTGATCACCAGCCTCGGCGCCTTCGGCGTGATCACCCTGATGTCCTCGCCGTACAACGGCCGCGACGCGGATGCGCTGTACGAGTACCGCGGCCTGTTCTGGCGCCGTCCGTACCTGACCGCCGTACTGACCGTGATGATGCTGTCCCTGGCCGGTATCCCGCTGACCGCTGGCTTCATCGGCAAGTTCTACATCATCGCCACCGGTGTCGAGTCGCACCAATGGTGGCTGGTAGGTTCGCTGGTACTGGGCAGCGCCATCGGCGTGTTCTACTACCTGCGCGTGATGGTCACCCTGTACCTGATCGAACCGAACCTGCGCCGCCACGACGCCCAGCTGCACTGGGAACAGAAGGCAGGCGGCGTGATGCTGCTGGCCATCGCCGTGGTCGCGTTCTTCCTCGGTGTGTACCCGCAACCATTGCTGACCCTGGTTCAGCAGGCGGGCCTGGCGGGCTGA
- the nuoI gene encoding NADH-quinone oxidoreductase subunit NuoI, with translation MFKYIGDIIKGTGTQLRSLVMIFGHGFRKRDTLQYPEEPVYLPPRYRGRIVLTRDPDGEERCVACNLCAVACPVGCISLQKAETEDGRWYPDFFRINFSRCIFCGLCEEACPTTAIQLTPDFEMAEFKRQDLVYEKEDLLISGPGKNPDYNFYRVAGMAVAGKPKGAAQNEAEPINVKSLLP, from the coding sequence ATGTTCAAATATATTGGCGACATCATTAAGGGTACCGGTACCCAGTTGCGCAGCCTGGTCATGATCTTCGGTCATGGCTTTCGCAAGCGCGACACCCTGCAATACCCGGAAGAGCCGGTCTACCTGCCGCCACGCTACCGTGGCCGCATCGTCCTGACCCGCGACCCCGATGGCGAAGAACGCTGCGTAGCCTGCAACCTGTGCGCCGTGGCGTGCCCGGTGGGTTGCATCTCGCTGCAGAAAGCTGAAACCGAAGACGGTCGCTGGTACCCGGACTTCTTCCGTATCAACTTCTCGCGCTGCATTTTCTGCGGTCTCTGCGAGGAAGCCTGCCCGACCACCGCGATCCAGCTGACCCCGGATTTCGAGATGGCCGAGTTCAAACGTCAGGACCTGGTGTACGAGAAAGAAGATCTGCTGATCTCCGGCCCCGGCAAAAACCCTGATTACAACTTCTATCGTGTTGCAGGTATGGCCGTTGCGGGCAAGCCGAAAGGCGCCGCACAAAACGAAGCCGAGCCGATCAACGTGAAGAGCTTGCTGCCTTAA
- a CDS encoding acyltransferase family protein: MIKDRFLDRAASELPSSPALKNKNNEGLMSNRKNLEIEYLRGAAVAMTFLCHVTMMLPFHTDTLLRIFSIFMPWTGVDLFFCISGFVVSKAYLDYFDNHRAQGQSGLATVCFWLRRAYRLLPTAWLWILVPLLFSIVYNQSNAFGSWYDNLRSFTAVATFSGNLGMHFNSLLGPSPQYWSLALEEQFYFVFPLFLLFVMSPRWRIIALFALIALQFGIDRNPYPEPGSILTHFRLDAMLWGILLCLFTRTRLYRQIEPVGLGQGTLKPLLCTLFLLYMLGSVAIQLIAMPIAVGIVAMVAVLIVWLASYQKGYIYCPVFMHGLMQWLGSRSYGLYVIHVFTNHLSTEIWTRVAASQGVPLDGRFTVELLLTSVGLLVVLSELNYRLVETPLRQRGAEIARRKLSHEALPEAAGTNTQPLPVKQPGNGEARQT; encoded by the coding sequence TTGATAAAAGATCGTTTTCTTGACCGCGCAGCGAGCGAACTGCCATCTTCGCCTGCGTTGAAAAACAAGAATAACGAGGGATTGATGAGTAACCGTAAAAACCTGGAAATCGAATACTTGAGGGGGGCCGCGGTTGCCATGACCTTCCTGTGTCACGTCACCATGATGCTGCCGTTCCATACCGATACCCTGCTGAGAATCTTCTCGATCTTCATGCCCTGGACCGGGGTCGATCTGTTTTTCTGCATTTCCGGCTTCGTCGTCAGCAAGGCCTATCTCGATTATTTCGACAACCATCGCGCGCAAGGTCAGTCTGGTCTGGCAACGGTGTGTTTCTGGTTGCGCCGTGCCTACCGCCTGTTGCCCACAGCCTGGCTCTGGATACTCGTTCCGCTGTTGTTTTCCATCGTTTACAACCAGTCGAATGCCTTTGGCTCGTGGTATGACAATCTGCGCAGCTTCACCGCCGTCGCGACCTTCAGCGGTAATCTGGGGATGCATTTCAACTCGCTGCTGGGGCCCAGCCCGCAATACTGGAGCCTGGCGCTTGAAGAGCAGTTCTACTTCGTATTCCCGTTGTTTCTGCTGTTTGTCATGTCCCCCCGCTGGCGAATCATTGCCCTGTTCGCGCTCATTGCCCTGCAGTTCGGTATCGATCGCAACCCCTATCCCGAACCCGGAAGCATACTCACGCACTTTCGTCTGGATGCAATGCTCTGGGGAATTCTCCTGTGCCTGTTTACCCGAACCCGCCTCTATCGACAGATAGAACCTGTCGGGCTGGGTCAGGGAACGCTCAAACCGCTGCTGTGCACACTGTTCCTGCTCTACATGCTGGGTTCCGTCGCGATTCAGCTGATTGCCATGCCGATTGCAGTCGGTATCGTTGCGATGGTTGCGGTGCTGATTGTCTGGCTGGCGAGTTACCAGAAAGGCTACATCTACTGCCCGGTTTTCATGCACGGTCTCATGCAGTGGCTCGGCTCACGGTCCTATGGACTTTACGTGATCCATGTTTTCACCAATCACTTGAGTACCGAAATCTGGACCCGTGTAGCCGCCAGTCAGGGCGTTCCCCTCGACGGGCGTTTTACCGTTGAGCTGTTGCTGACGTCGGTGGGTTTGCTGGTGGTGCTGAGCGAGCTCAATTACCGCCTGGTCGAAACGCCGCTGCGCCAGCGTGGAGCCGAAATTGCCCGCCGCAAACTCAGCCATGAAGCGCTCCCCGAAGCAGCCGGCACGAACACACAACCATTGCCGGTCAAACAGCCCGGAAACGGCGAAGCGCGGCAGACCTGA
- a CDS encoding GNAT family N-acetyltransferase, translating to MFEMKRATPDDAGIAFEIRRLAIRHQCIGAYSEQQMLDWTKGSAQDGYDMLMQKHFYLGYVEGEPVATGMLDLERREIGAIFIHPDFMRRGLGKRVLSFLEALARSLGLAEVCLDATLNAADFYRRCGYVGEGSAVYQSPSGLQLTCVPMVKKL from the coding sequence ATGTTCGAAATGAAAAGAGCCACCCCGGACGATGCCGGGATAGCGTTCGAGATCCGGCGACTGGCGATCCGTCACCAATGCATCGGTGCCTACAGCGAGCAGCAGATGCTCGACTGGACAAAAGGCTCGGCGCAGGACGGTTACGACATGCTCATGCAAAAGCATTTCTATCTGGGTTACGTTGAGGGTGAGCCTGTAGCAACCGGCATGCTCGATCTGGAGCGTCGCGAAATTGGCGCAATTTTCATTCACCCGGATTTCATGCGGCGCGGTCTGGGCAAACGAGTGCTGAGCTTTCTTGAAGCGCTGGCACGGAGTCTGGGACTGGCAGAGGTTTGTCTGGATGCGACTTTGAATGCCGCTGATTTTTATCGACGCTGCGGTTACGTCGGGGAGGGAAGTGCGGTTTATCAATCACCTTCAGGTCTGCAACTGACCTGCGTGCCGATGGTGAAGAAACTGTGA
- the nuoK gene encoding NADH-quinone oxidoreductase subunit NuoK produces MPAIPLEHGLAVAGILFCLGLVGLMVRRNILFVLMSLEVMMNASALAFIVAGARWAQPDGQIMFILVISLAAAEASIGLAILLQLYRRFHTLDIDAASEMRG; encoded by the coding sequence ATGCCTGCTATCCCTCTCGAACATGGACTGGCCGTTGCCGGCATCCTGTTCTGCCTTGGTCTGGTCGGCCTGATGGTCCGCCGCAACATTTTGTTCGTGTTGATGAGTCTGGAAGTGATGATGAACGCCTCTGCACTGGCCTTCATCGTCGCGGGCGCCCGCTGGGCGCAACCGGATGGACAGATCATGTTCATCCTGGTGATCAGCCTGGCAGCCGCCGAGGCCAGTATTGGCCTGGCGATCCTGCTGCAACTGTATCGCCGCTTCCATACGCTCGATATCGACGCTGCCAGTGAGATGCGCGGATGA
- a CDS encoding OprD family porin, translating to MVNNTKISMAALAVVVGAGPSTVFAEDKPEGFIEGSSLTVLNRNFYFNRDHRNGQSSPTGNGYSEAWAHAVISKFESGFTQGTVGVGVDAFAMIGLKLDTGDGRNGGRSSFDVLSVDSDGKARDEYTKVGGAAKVRAFDTVVKIGDVFPANPVVAAGDSRLLPESFRGVTATNTSIEGLSIQGGRLHAMSQPVSSDMRENFATFYAGPVNSPWIAYGGGDYALNKNLSFSLYTSRLKDAWNQYYAGTAWTYPLSDDLSLFGGLNYYKAVDEGKQLLGQFDNNIWSGRVGVKLGAHSVALSHQRNNGNDDFDYLRQSDSIFLDNSIQYSDFNSPKERSWMVRYDLDMSTYGVPGLSFMTRYARGTDADYSNANAVYMRRDAEGNPLTDQKRWERDIEVKYVVQSGSMKDLSLRLRQATTRATAFESDLDEVRVIVEYPLAIL from the coding sequence ATGGTTAACAACACAAAAATATCGATGGCCGCTTTAGCAGTGGTCGTCGGCGCCGGGCCGTCCACGGTGTTTGCAGAAGACAAACCCGAAGGGTTTATCGAAGGCAGCAGCCTGACGGTGCTCAACCGCAACTTCTATTTCAATCGTGATCACCGCAACGGCCAGTCCAGCCCCACGGGCAACGGCTATTCCGAGGCCTGGGCCCATGCGGTCATCAGCAAGTTCGAATCCGGTTTCACCCAGGGCACCGTCGGGGTCGGGGTGGATGCTTTCGCGATGATCGGTCTGAAACTCGATACCGGTGATGGTCGCAACGGGGGCCGCAGTTCGTTCGATGTGTTGTCGGTCGACAGCGACGGTAAAGCGCGGGACGAATACACCAAGGTCGGTGGTGCGGCCAAAGTGCGGGCCTTCGATACGGTGGTGAAAATCGGCGATGTGTTCCCGGCCAACCCGGTGGTTGCGGCGGGTGACTCGCGATTGCTGCCGGAAAGCTTTCGAGGTGTGACGGCGACCAACACCAGCATCGAGGGCCTGTCGATCCAGGGTGGCCGGTTGCATGCGATGAGCCAGCCGGTGTCCAGCGACATGCGCGAGAACTTCGCGACCTTCTATGCCGGCCCGGTCAACTCGCCCTGGATTGCCTATGGCGGCGGCGACTACGCGCTGAACAAAAACCTCAGTTTCAGCCTGTACACCAGTCGCCTGAAAGATGCCTGGAACCAGTATTACGCCGGCACCGCCTGGACGTATCCGCTGTCGGATGACCTGTCGCTGTTCGGTGGCCTGAACTATTACAAGGCGGTCGATGAAGGCAAACAGTTGCTCGGTCAGTTCGACAACAACATCTGGAGCGGTCGGGTCGGTGTGAAGCTCGGCGCCCACTCGGTGGCCCTCTCCCACCAGCGCAACAACGGCAACGACGATTTCGATTACCTGCGCCAGTCCGACTCGATCTTCCTCGACAACTCGATCCAGTACAGCGACTTCAACTCGCCGAAAGAGCGTTCGTGGATGGTGCGGTACGACCTCGACATGAGCACTTACGGCGTGCCGGGCCTGTCATTCATGACCCGTTATGCCCGCGGCACCGACGCCGATTATTCCAACGCCAACGCCGTGTACATGCGCCGCGATGCCGAAGGCAATCCGCTGACCGACCAGAAGCGCTGGGAGCGTGATATCGAAGTCAAATACGTGGTGCAGAGCGGTTCGATGAAAGACCTTTCGCTGAGACTTCGTCAGGCCACCACCCGTGCCACGGCATTCGAGTCGGATCTGGATGAAGTACGGGTGATTGTCGAATACCCGCTGGCGATTCTCTGA
- the nuoJ gene encoding NADH-quinone oxidoreductase subunit J: MEFAFYFASGIAVVSTLRVVTNTNPVHALLYLIISLISVAMTFFALGAPFAGVLEVIAYAGAIMVLFVFVVMMLNLGPASVQQERTWLKPGIWAGPVILAALLLAELLYVLFAHQSGQAIGQTTVDAKAVGISLFGPYLLVVELASMLLLAAAVTAFHLGRNEAKE, from the coding sequence ATGGAATTCGCTTTCTATTTCGCATCGGGTATCGCTGTTGTGTCCACACTGCGTGTGGTCACCAACACCAATCCTGTGCACGCCCTGCTCTACCTGATCATTTCTCTGATCTCCGTGGCCATGACCTTCTTCGCTCTCGGCGCACCGTTCGCCGGCGTGCTGGAAGTGATTGCCTACGCCGGCGCCATCATGGTGCTGTTCGTGTTCGTGGTGATGATGCTGAACCTGGGGCCTGCCTCGGTTCAGCAGGAACGCACCTGGCTCAAGCCCGGCATCTGGGCAGGACCGGTGATTCTCGCCGCCCTGCTGCTGGCCGAACTGCTGTATGTGCTGTTCGCTCACCAGAGCGGTCAGGCCATCGGTCAAACCACCGTGGACGCGAAAGCCGTGGGCATCAGCCTGTTCGGTCCGTACCTGCTGGTGGTCGAACTCGCCTCGATGCTGCTGCTCGCTGCAGCCGTCACGGCGTTCCATTTGGGCCGTAACGAGGCGAAGGAGTAA